In the Mycoplasmoides gallisepticum genome, one interval contains:
- a CDS encoding MPN396 family protein — protein MKVSFDYLLKSFIISVLLVLSIVGITFGSIKTAELTPKGRFYNGDINTTIYFSPYELKTDENQNNGVQLNQTFDFSQPRNAEQTELIPQQAWTNLANSYSQKLFALGFSEINVAFNDNIPLPANNQVDRSWLNSNNTLPALVISVNKTLEKTPNERERIFDERLKRTIQTTLNNQYNLTLETTDGYVLLDNNEIIKDSIRVIQPSASSTNSGLSFEVKLKNNQKFSSNSDNSNQVLDYFVNLIPKSSDYFTSNGQGSVEDIRNRLFVSNNTTDVLGNRNLVLWNDKLGALNYVRNIFNVVQNSNQWFALNNTEQALWNFLHATGGYEPSANVKNLVAPFKSAQDIQLNDLYYIYAEPKAYVAAAADAKDKPEEITTPQGSRNPRSSTPTDFSGLFSPFILYELRTTKVDGSESQLLNSLFPTNITINNNGDAVLSLTQRLNSSATYMNFDYNQANSLATLIRESSPNNTFYVVDNSSTINQPLVNKTFINLSQYQSGFLAVGIILLFLSLIMIVGFKVQGFFGIFGLILSAVITFLIYSRFNAFVDLFSFIGLIGVIIFNFLVQLFINLNFKRNVSNKISLLESWRLTHNKTFLKAVDLYLILLVIGLFMSFISKYESQSIGILLIISSLIGFFINYGLSVLLVKIFNSINNFSPKFYLYKHTYKNLESISGNLSKDAMAFNDLVITIDEQVDKTFSKNYKYQIMDKRSLVALLLFVGLIILGGFALSNFINRSFFINSDSLYDSLNTILIALGSTTLIGLAYFLLRYQWIVIIGYLFYGLVNFGIILGVLFLSRNIVSSEFGYLFLLISLFSYIYSLANFVFVTTNLYSYFNLQEIYQPQSVKKIVNNTAVATIDLYLYSTIISTAVYFIFYGLNYGGGGLNLNDEFNQQLVYFGVFSLFNVSLININAIFLLNPLIGLLMIKKSNTNSIYWSKISLKTKQEEKNLDLIDEQLVEGINLHKRAIRIVYQELKADN, from the coding sequence ATGAAAGTAAGTTTTGACTATCTCTTAAAAAGCTTTATTATCTCTGTTCTCTTGGTCTTGTCGATCGTTGGGATCACCTTTGGTAGTATAAAAACTGCCGAACTAACCCCAAAGGGTCGTTTTTATAATGGTGATATTAATACCACGATCTATTTTTCACCATATGAGTTGAAAACTGACGAAAATCAAAATAATGGGGTTCAACTTAACCAAACGTTTGATTTTAGTCAGCCAAGAAATGCTGAACAAACAGAATTAATTCCCCAACAAGCTTGAACTAATTTAGCTAATAGTTATAGTCAAAAACTGTTTGCATTAGGGTTTTCTGAAATCAATGTTGCTTTCAACGATAATATCCCCTTACCAGCAAACAACCAAGTTGATCGTTCTTGATTAAATAGTAATAATACCTTACCAGCGTTGGTGATTTCAGTGAATAAAACACTAGAAAAAACTCCAAATGAACGCGAAAGAATCTTTGATGAACGACTAAAAAGAACGATCCAAACTACACTTAATAATCAGTACAACTTAACCCTTGAAACTACTGATGGTTATGTTTTATTAGACAATAATGAGATCATCAAAGATTCGATCAGAGTGATCCAACCAAGTGCAAGTAGTACTAACTCTGGATTAAGTTTTGAAGTTAAGTTAAAAAACAACCAAAAGTTTTCTTCAAATTCAGATAACAGTAATCAAGTTTTAGATTACTTTGTTAATCTGATTCCCAAAAGTTCAGATTATTTCACTTCAAACGGGCAAGGTAGTGTTGAAGATATTAGAAACCGATTGTTCGTTTCAAATAACACAACCGATGTTTTGGGAAATCGAAACCTAGTCTTATGAAATGATAAGTTAGGTGCGCTGAATTATGTTCGTAATATCTTTAATGTTGTGCAAAACTCAAACCAGTGGTTTGCACTAAATAATACTGAACAAGCATTATGAAACTTCTTACATGCTACTGGGGGATATGAGCCTAGTGCTAATGTTAAAAATTTAGTTGCGCCATTCAAGTCAGCTCAAGATATCCAACTAAACGACCTTTATTATATTTATGCTGAACCTAAAGCATATGTGGCTGCAGCTGCTGATGCTAAAGATAAACCAGAAGAGATCACAACCCCACAAGGTTCAAGAAACCCAAGAAGTTCAACGCCAACTGATTTTAGTGGGTTGTTTTCACCGTTCATCTTATATGAACTAAGAACCACTAAAGTTGATGGTTCAGAATCACAACTACTAAATAGTTTATTCCCAACTAATATCACGATTAATAATAATGGTGATGCAGTCTTGAGTTTAACTCAAAGACTAAATAGTTCGGCTACTTATATGAACTTTGATTATAACCAAGCTAATAGTTTGGCCACTCTAATCAGAGAAAGTAGTCCTAATAATACCTTTTATGTTGTTGATAACAGTTCAACAATTAATCAACCATTAGTTAATAAAACATTTATTAATCTAAGCCAATACCAATCAGGGTTCTTAGCGGTTGGGATCATCCTTTTATTCTTATCATTAATCATGATTGTTGGCTTTAAGGTTCAAGGGTTCTTTGGGATCTTTGGTTTGATCTTATCAGCTGTGATCACCTTCTTGATCTATTCAAGATTTAACGCGTTTGTTGATCTATTTAGTTTCATTGGTTTAATTGGGGTGATCATCTTTAACTTCTTGGTGCAGTTATTTATCAATCTCAATTTCAAGCGCAACGTTAGTAATAAGATCTCCTTGCTTGAGTCGTGAAGATTAACCCACAACAAGACCTTTTTAAAAGCAGTCGATCTTTATCTGATCTTATTAGTTATCGGGTTATTCATGTCGTTTATCTCTAAATATGAGTCGCAATCAATTGGGATCTTATTGATCATCTCAAGTCTGATCGGGTTCTTTATTAACTACGGGTTAAGCGTCTTATTAGTCAAGATCTTTAATTCGATTAATAATTTCTCACCAAAATTCTACTTGTACAAACACACTTATAAAAACCTAGAATCAATCTCAGGGAACTTATCAAAAGATGCGATGGCATTTAATGATTTAGTAATCACGATTGATGAACAAGTTGATAAGACCTTTAGTAAGAACTACAAGTATCAGATTATGGACAAACGTTCGTTAGTTGCTTTATTACTTTTTGTTGGTCTGATCATCTTGGGTGGTTTTGCTTTATCTAACTTTATTAACCGTTCATTCTTTATTAATAGCGATAGTTTATATGATTCACTAAACACGATTTTGATCGCTTTAGGATCAACAACCCTAATTGGTTTAGCTTACTTCTTATTAAGATATCAATGAATCGTGATTATTGGTTATCTCTTTTATGGATTAGTTAATTTTGGAATTATCTTAGGTGTGTTATTCTTATCTAGAAATATCGTAAGTAGTGAGTTTGGTTATCTATTCTTATTAATTAGCTTATTTAGTTATATCTATTCGTTAGCCAACTTTGTCTTTGTCACAACTAATTTATATAGTTATTTTAATCTCCAAGAGATCTACCAACCACAATCTGTGAAAAAGATCGTTAATAATACAGCAGTAGCAACAATTGATCTATACTTATATTCAACGATCATCTCAACGGCTGTTTATTTCATCTTCTACGGTTTAAACTATGGTGGTGGGGGACTTAATTTAAATGATGAGTTTAA